The nucleotide window GTTATGTTTACCGGGATCGTCGAAGAAATGGGCGCGATACGGTCCGTCGACAAGACGCTCGCCGGGACGCGAATGACGATTCTTGCGACGACGGTCATGAGCGACCTCAAGGTCGGGGACAGCGTGAGCGTGAACGGCGCCTGCTTGACGGTGGCGGAACGGGATCAGGCTTGGTTTGCGGTAGAGGTCTCGCCGGAAACGCTTTCGGTCACGGCGCTCGGCCGCCTCGGGGCGGGCACTCCGGTGAATCTAGAGCGGGCCATGAAGCTGAACGAACGCATCGGCGGGCACCTCGTGGCAGGCCACGTGGACGGGGTCGGCAGGATTCGCAGCCGCCGTCACGACGCCAACGCCGTCGTGGTGACCATCGACATGCCGCCGGACGTGTTGCGTTATTGCGTACTGAAAGGCTCGATCACGGTCGACGGCGTCAGTCTGACGATCAACGACGTAACCGACCAGACCATATCGGTCGCGATCATTCCGCACACCGCCAAGGTGACCACGCTCGGGCTCAAGCAGGTCGACGATCCGGTGAACCTTGAATCCGATCTCATCGGCAGGTATGTCGAGCGCCTGCTCCAGGACCGGAGCCAGTTGTCGAAGCCGACGCCCGCCATCGACAAGGACTATCTGAAAAAACGCGGGCTAATATGAGGGATGGCCCGGATGGTCCACGTGCGCCGACCTCTTGCGTGCACGAGACGGGAAGGAGCAAGGAGACCGAAATGACGATCACGAACAAGCAATCCGGGACCAATATTCAGGAAGTTGCGGACGGGATCTACCGCATCAGTACGCCGGTGATCATGTCGGGCAGCGGCTTTTCATTCAACCAGTATCTCATCGTGGACGACGAGCCACTGATTTTTCACACAGGGCCGCGGAAGCTGTTTCCGCTCGTGCACGAGGCGGTTACACGCGTGCTTCCGCCCCCACGACTTCGTCACATTGCCTTCTCACACGTCGAGGCTGACGAGTGCGGATCGCTCAATGAGTGGCTGGCCGCCGCCCCGCGGTCCGCGCCCCTATGCGGAACCGTTGCGGCGCTGGTCTCCATCAACGACCTTGCGGACCGACCGCCTCGAGCGCTCGCTGACGGCGAGTTGCTCTCACTGGGAAAACACTCCGTCCGGTGGTTTGACACCCCTCACCTGCCGCACGCGTGGGAATGCGGCTTCCTAATGGAAGAAACGACCGGGACGCTTCTGTGCGGTGACCTCTTCACTCAGGGCGGCGCCGACAATCCGGCCATGACCGAGTCGGACATCCTCGGGCCGAGCGAGGCGTTCCGCCACGGAATGGACTATTTCTCGCATACAAAGCATGCGCGCCACATGCTGGAGCGATTGGCGTCCACTCGCCCAACAACACTCGCCTGCATGCACGGCAGCGCATGGCGCGGCGACGGCGCGAAGCTCTTGCGCGCGCTGGCTGCTGCGATCTGTATGTGAACGGGCTGGAACAAAGGGACGGCGGGAGCAAAGGGGTCGGGAGTCTTTTCTAGACCGCTCGTCGGCATTTAAGACTCCCGACCCTTTTCGTCGGCCGCACGTTCACGAAACGATTCTACATCGAACCGTCAAGGACGTCG belongs to Nitrospira sp. and includes:
- a CDS encoding MBL fold metallo-hydrolase codes for the protein MTITNKQSGTNIQEVADGIYRISTPVIMSGSGFSFNQYLIVDDEPLIFHTGPRKLFPLVHEAVTRVLPPPRLRHIAFSHVEADECGSLNEWLAAAPRSAPLCGTVAALVSINDLADRPPRALADGELLSLGKHSVRWFDTPHLPHAWECGFLMEETTGTLLCGDLFTQGGADNPAMTESDILGPSEAFRHGMDYFSHTKHARHMLERLASTRPTTLACMHGSAWRGDGAKLLRALAAAICM
- a CDS encoding riboflavin synthase, coding for MFTGIVEEMGAIRSVDKTLAGTRMTILATTVMSDLKVGDSVSVNGACLTVAERDQAWFAVEVSPETLSVTALGRLGAGTPVNLERAMKLNERIGGHLVAGHVDGVGRIRSRRHDANAVVVTIDMPPDVLRYCVLKGSITVDGVSLTINDVTDQTISVAIIPHTAKVTTLGLKQVDDPVNLESDLIGRYVERLLQDRSQLSKPTPAIDKDYLKKRGLI